One Cololabis saira isolate AMF1-May2022 chromosome 12, fColSai1.1, whole genome shotgun sequence DNA window includes the following coding sequences:
- the LOC133457111 gene encoding kelch repeat and BTB domain-containing protein 12-like isoform X1, with protein sequence MEAEVDLSAQGQHASFLLKQLDRMRAVTELTDVVLLAEGVPFPCHKVVLSAFSPYFQAMFTCGLKETWGGEVPLRDTPAQSLELLLNYMYRAELPLSNSNIQAVAATAFLLNVDGAFRLCQRHMEAALDPSNCIGLYHWARDLGATDLADCAMRYLCQHFTKVCEEEEVLELDAQSLGDLLGSDDLNISREEVVLELVLRWLERRRGDSQSEAQALELLKHVRLELVDPGFLRKTRRRNPVLLRDAECFGRIDAALQTSGLSEASAPPRPPLRYGMETTDLLLCLGGVDEEGVPVRRGGLADLSFCFAPRVRKAFYIPSPLRGCRGMGQVTAGAVTRDNNVVVAIEAEDQHRMKRVDIYRYCSSEKNNWVEVCSAPYRDMYALGLVGDSLYLIGGQMKVHNHYVVTKSVERWSLKRGDSWLSFAPLPLPLACHSVVSLKEHLYVLGGWTPQDQPDDEPDKLSNRVFRFDPSKDRWTECEKMKYSRYRCGTSVLNGEIYITGGIGCDGDDRGQSRRCLSSVEIYNPDTDTWRSGPTLPTSLLSLRTNTSNTGVVDGKVYICGYYKGASRHEIITKEILELDPEDNVWTVVEKRAAMHDSYDVCLVANLNPRDLFRP encoded by the exons ATGGAGGCTGAGGTAGACCTTTCTGCTCAGGGACAGCACGCCTCATTTCTGCTGAAGCAGCTGGACAGAATGAGAGCGGTCACGGAGCTCACTGACGTGGTGCTGCTGGCAGAGGGGGTTCCCTTTCCCTGCCACAAGGTGGTGCTGTCTGCTTTCAGTCCCTACTTCCAG GCCATGTTTACATGTGGTCTAAAAGAGACCTGGGGAGGAGAGGTGCCTCTCAGAGACACTCCTGCTCAGAGCCTTGAGCTGTTGCTGAACTACATGTATCGTGCTGAACTCCCCCTCTCCAACAGCAACATCCAGGCAGTGGCTGCTACAGCCTTTCTGCTCAACGTAGATGGAGCATTCAG GTTGTGTCAGAGGCACATGGAGGCAGCGTTGGACCCGTCCAACTGTATTGGTCTGTACCACTGGGCCAGAGACCTTGGGGCTACTGATCTGGCTGACTGTGCCATGAGGTACCTCTGTCAACATTTTACGAAG GTTTGTGAGGAAGAAGAAGTGCTGGAGTTGGATGCTCAGAGTCTTGGGGACCTGCTGGGTTCAGATGATCTCAACATATCTCGAGAGGAGGTTGTTCTGGAACTGGTGCTGCGCTGGTTGGAGAGGCGCAGGGGTGACTCGCAGAGTGAAGCGCAGGCTCTGGAGTTACTCAAGCATGTGCGGTTGGAACTTGTAGACCCTGGATTTCTTCGAAAAACGAGGAGGAGGAACCCG GTGCTGCTACGGGATGCAGAATGTTTTGGGAGGATTGATGCTGCTCTCCAGACCTCAGGTCTCTCAGAGGCTTCAGCTCCACCTCGGCCACCTCTTCGGTATGGCATGGAGACAACTGACTTGCTGCTCTGCTTGGGTGGAGTGGATGAGGAAGGAGTGCCCGTCCGACGTGGCGGACTTGCTGACCTCAGCTTTTGCTTTGCCCCACGTGTTAGAAAGGCATTTTACATCCCATCTCCACTGAGAGGCTGTAGAGGTATGGGGCAGGTCACCGCAGGAGCAGTGACCCGAGACAACAATGTAGTGGTGGCTATAGAAGCAGAAGATCAACACAGGATGAAAAGAGTTGATATCTACAG GTATTGCAGTTCAGAGAAGAACAACTGGGTGGAAGTGTGCTCAGCACCCTACAGGGACATGTACGCCTTAGGACTTGTAGGGGACTCCCTTTATCTGATAGGTGGTCAGATGAAAGTACATAATCACTATGTGGTCACTAAAAGCGTGGAGAGATGGTCCCTGAAGAGAGGAGACAGTTGGCTCAGCTTTGCTCCTCTGCCACTTCCCTTAGCCTGCCACTCTGTTGTGAGCCTAAAGGAGCATCTCTATGTGCTAGGAGGTTGGACCCCACAG GATCAGCCAGATGATGAACCTGACAAGCTGAGCAACCGAGTCTTTCGGTTCGATCCCAGCAAAGACAGGTGGACAGAGTGTGAAAAGATGAAATACTCCAGGTATCGCTGTGGCACATCAGTCCTCAATGGGGAAATCTACATAACAG GGGGTATAGGATGTGATGGAGATGACCGAGGACAATCACGTCGCTGTTTGAGCTCAGTGGAGATCTACAACCCAGATACAGATACCTGGAGGTCTGGACCAACACTCCCCACATCCCTGCTCTCTCTTCGAACCAACACCTCCAACACAGGAGTGGTAGATGGAAAAGTCTACATCTGTGGATACTACAAAGGGGCCA GCCGTCATGAGATCATTACCAAGGAGATTTTGGAACTGGACCCTGAAGACAATGTGTGGACAGTGGTGGAGAAACGAGCAGCCATGCACGACTCCTATGACGTCTGTCTGGTCGCTAATCTCAATCCTCGAGATCTCTTCAGGCCCTAA
- the LOC133457111 gene encoding kelch repeat and BTB domain-containing protein 12-like isoform X2: MEAALDPSNCIGLYHWARDLGATDLADCAMRYLCQHFTKVCEEEEVLELDAQSLGDLLGSDDLNISREEVVLELVLRWLERRRGDSQSEAQALELLKHVRLELVDPGFLRKTRRRNPVLLRDAECFGRIDAALQTSGLSEASAPPRPPLRYGMETTDLLLCLGGVDEEGVPVRRGGLADLSFCFAPRVRKAFYIPSPLRGCRGMGQVTAGAVTRDNNVVVAIEAEDQHRMKRVDIYRYCSSEKNNWVEVCSAPYRDMYALGLVGDSLYLIGGQMKVHNHYVVTKSVERWSLKRGDSWLSFAPLPLPLACHSVVSLKEHLYVLGGWTPQDQPDDEPDKLSNRVFRFDPSKDRWTECEKMKYSRYRCGTSVLNGEIYITGGIGCDGDDRGQSRRCLSSVEIYNPDTDTWRSGPTLPTSLLSLRTNTSNTGVVDGKVYICGYYKGASRHEIITKEILELDPEDNVWTVVEKRAAMHDSYDVCLVANLNPRDLFRP; the protein is encoded by the exons ATGGAGGCAGCGTTGGACCCGTCCAACTGTATTGGTCTGTACCACTGGGCCAGAGACCTTGGGGCTACTGATCTGGCTGACTGTGCCATGAGGTACCTCTGTCAACATTTTACGAAG GTTTGTGAGGAAGAAGAAGTGCTGGAGTTGGATGCTCAGAGTCTTGGGGACCTGCTGGGTTCAGATGATCTCAACATATCTCGAGAGGAGGTTGTTCTGGAACTGGTGCTGCGCTGGTTGGAGAGGCGCAGGGGTGACTCGCAGAGTGAAGCGCAGGCTCTGGAGTTACTCAAGCATGTGCGGTTGGAACTTGTAGACCCTGGATTTCTTCGAAAAACGAGGAGGAGGAACCCG GTGCTGCTACGGGATGCAGAATGTTTTGGGAGGATTGATGCTGCTCTCCAGACCTCAGGTCTCTCAGAGGCTTCAGCTCCACCTCGGCCACCTCTTCGGTATGGCATGGAGACAACTGACTTGCTGCTCTGCTTGGGTGGAGTGGATGAGGAAGGAGTGCCCGTCCGACGTGGCGGACTTGCTGACCTCAGCTTTTGCTTTGCCCCACGTGTTAGAAAGGCATTTTACATCCCATCTCCACTGAGAGGCTGTAGAGGTATGGGGCAGGTCACCGCAGGAGCAGTGACCCGAGACAACAATGTAGTGGTGGCTATAGAAGCAGAAGATCAACACAGGATGAAAAGAGTTGATATCTACAG GTATTGCAGTTCAGAGAAGAACAACTGGGTGGAAGTGTGCTCAGCACCCTACAGGGACATGTACGCCTTAGGACTTGTAGGGGACTCCCTTTATCTGATAGGTGGTCAGATGAAAGTACATAATCACTATGTGGTCACTAAAAGCGTGGAGAGATGGTCCCTGAAGAGAGGAGACAGTTGGCTCAGCTTTGCTCCTCTGCCACTTCCCTTAGCCTGCCACTCTGTTGTGAGCCTAAAGGAGCATCTCTATGTGCTAGGAGGTTGGACCCCACAG GATCAGCCAGATGATGAACCTGACAAGCTGAGCAACCGAGTCTTTCGGTTCGATCCCAGCAAAGACAGGTGGACAGAGTGTGAAAAGATGAAATACTCCAGGTATCGCTGTGGCACATCAGTCCTCAATGGGGAAATCTACATAACAG GGGGTATAGGATGTGATGGAGATGACCGAGGACAATCACGTCGCTGTTTGAGCTCAGTGGAGATCTACAACCCAGATACAGATACCTGGAGGTCTGGACCAACACTCCCCACATCCCTGCTCTCTCTTCGAACCAACACCTCCAACACAGGAGTGGTAGATGGAAAAGTCTACATCTGTGGATACTACAAAGGGGCCA GCCGTCATGAGATCATTACCAAGGAGATTTTGGAACTGGACCCTGAAGACAATGTGTGGACAGTGGTGGAGAAACGAGCAGCCATGCACGACTCCTATGACGTCTGTCTGGTCGCTAATCTCAATCCTCGAGATCTCTTCAGGCCCTAA